A window from Candidatus Bathyarchaeota archaeon encodes these proteins:
- a CDS encoding site-specific DNA-methyltransferase encodes MQTYHKIIFGNSQNMRELTDGSVELMVTSPPYPLIAMWDDAFCRVDPAIAELWNKQKETPNEATVRAIYDAMHSYLGAVWAETYRVLCDGGIAAINVGDATRSINGKFQLFPNHSRIIEVCEKIGFTTLPYILWKKPTNKPAYKGKGAFLGSGFLPPNAYVTLDCEFILLFRKGELRKFQPKDAARYDSAFTKTQRDEWFSQIWSFKGTRQTEDELQRRTAAYPEEVAGRLIRMFSVKGETVLDPFLGSGTTTMVAMKNGRNSIGYEVDSNLCAVITKKTANLASKEAVVEIIRQ; translated from the coding sequence ATGCAGACTTACCACAAGATTATCTTTGGCAACAGCCAAAACATGCGCGAACTCACAGATGGCTCGGTAGAGCTGATGGTTACATCGCCGCCTTATCCCCTGATAGCCATGTGGGATGACGCCTTCTGCAGAGTTGACCCCGCCATCGCTGAGTTGTGGAACAAACAAAAAGAAACCCCCAACGAAGCAACAGTCCGCGCCATATATGACGCTATGCACAGCTATCTTGGGGCTGTCTGGGCAGAAACCTACCGCGTCCTCTGCGACGGGGGCATTGCAGCCATCAACGTCGGCGACGCCACCCGCAGCATCAACGGAAAATTCCAGCTTTTCCCCAACCACAGCCGCATCATCGAAGTTTGCGAAAAAATCGGCTTCACAACACTCCCCTACATTCTCTGGAAGAAACCCACCAATAAACCCGCCTACAAGGGTAAAGGCGCCTTTTTGGGCTCAGGCTTTCTTCCCCCAAACGCATATGTTACGTTGGATTGTGAGTTTATACTGCTTTTCCGCAAGGGTGAGCTGCGCAAGTTTCAACCAAAAGACGCCGCCCGATACGATAGCGCATTCACGAAAACCCAGCGGGATGAGTGGTTTAGCCAAATCTGGAGCTTCAAGGGTACCCGCCAAACTGAAGACGAGCTGCAACGTCGAACCGCTGCTTATCCTGAAGAAGTCGCTGGACGCCTCATCAGAATGTTTAGTGTAAAAGGCGAAACCGTGCTTGACCCCTTCTTGGGTTCCGGAACAACAACCATGGTTGCAATGAAGAATGGGCGAAACAGCATCGGTTACGAAGTGGACTCCAACTTGTGTGCGGTCATCACCAAAAAAACCGCTAATCTTGCCTCAAAGGAAGCTGTTGTGGAGATAATTAGGCAGTAA